CAAAGCCCGACAGTATTCGATAAATTCAAATATATCCAGCCGCCTGTCCCCGGTTTCCACCTTTCCCACGAACGAATGCACCACATTCATACGTTCCGCCAATGCGCGCTGCGACAACCCCAAATCCAATCTTCTGCGGATAAGGAGTTGTCGCAAATAGGTGTGTTCGGCAGAGTGTACCGACAAACGAATATTTCCCATGCGCTCCGATTTTAGGTACAATCACGCACGCACCTGTTTTAGGTGCAAATAAGAAATATGTATAAAAATGACCGTAATACCCATACACCCTGCCAACCCGTTCGATGCTATACGCCAAAACATCGCTGAAGAATATTTGAGCGAAACACAGCACTACCCTTGGATTGTTACCTTTTCAGGCGGCAAGGACAGCACCCTTGTCGCCCATTTAGTATTTGACATGCTACTTTCGCTGCCGCCGATGCTGCGGACGCGGCAGGTGTTCTTCGTATCCAACGACACGCTGGTGGAAAGCCCGTTGGTGGTGAAACACATGCGCCAATCTTTGGCAGAAATTCTGCGTGCCGCCGAAATTTTCAGGCTGCCCGTCAGCGGTGAAATCACCGTGCCGAAATTGCAGGACACGTTTTGGACGTTACTCATCGGCAAAGGCTACCCCACGCCCAACCGCTCAATGCGCTGGTGTACCGACCGCCTGAAAATCCAACCAACCAGCGGCTACATTCTGCAAAAAGTAAACGAAAACGGCAAAGCCATCATCGTGCTGGGCGTGCGCAAAGACGAATCTGCCACCCGCAAGGCAAGTATCGAAAGCCACCAAAACTTGGAAAACAGCAATCTGACCCCGCACAGTGATCTGAAAAACGCGTTGGTGTACCGACCGATTGCCGATTTGAGTACCGACGACATGTGGCCAACGACCCGCCCTGGGGAGGCACACACAGCGATTTAATCAAGCTCTACCGCGAAGCTGCCGGCGGCGAATGCCCGATTGTGCTGTCGCAGGAAGAAGCCCCCGGTTGCGGCACCAACTCTAGCCGTTTCGGCTGTTGGACGTGTACGGTGGTCAATAAAGATAGAAGCCTGCAAGGATTTGTGGACGCGGGGAAAACTGAATTTGCACCGTTAATTGAATACCGCAACTGGTTAGTGGATATCCGTAACAAACCCGAATACCGCCAGGCCGAACGGCGCAACGGAAAACTCACGTTCAAAGGCGGCAAACACATCCCCGGCCCG
Above is a window of Neisseria sp. Marseille-Q6792 DNA encoding:
- a CDS encoding helix-turn-helix transcriptional regulator; this encodes MGNIRLSVHSAEHTYLRQLLIRRRLDLGLSQRALAERMNVVHSFVGKVETGDRRLDIFEFIEYCRALDWDTSEVVRGLQEGSV